One Fimbriimonadaceae bacterium DNA window includes the following coding sequences:
- the ahcY gene encoding adenosylhomocysteinase, whose amino-acid sequence MQTVQTQDFHVADLSLAPWGRKEMSIAETEMPGLMAIREEFAKSKPLVGARIAGSLHMTIQTAVLIETLTALGAEVRWASCNIYSTQDHAAAAIAATGVPVFATKGESLDEYWEYTHQIMEWADGSTPNMILDDGGDATLLVMLGADAEKDASVLNNPSSEEEVALFNSIKKRLASTPGYYSHIKEAIRGVSEETTTGVKRLYRLQKEGKLPFPCFNVNDSVTKSKFDNLYGCRESLVDGIKRATDVMVAGKIAVVCGYGDVGKGCAQALKALSAQVWVTEVDPICALQAAMEGYKVVTMEQAAPLADIFVTATGNYHVITHDHMAAMKNEAIVCNIGHFDNEIDVASLEKYEWDEIKPQVDHITFPDGKKITLLAKGRLVNLGCATGHPSYVMSSSFANQVLAQIELWTKRGEYAPGVYVLPKLLDEKVARLQLVKLNVTLTELTEYQANYIGVDVEGPYKAEMYRY is encoded by the coding sequence TTGCAAACCGTTCAGACTCAAGACTTCCACGTCGCCGACCTCTCCCTCGCGCCCTGGGGCCGCAAGGAGATGTCCATCGCCGAAACCGAGATGCCCGGCCTCATGGCCATCCGCGAGGAGTTCGCGAAATCCAAACCCCTCGTCGGCGCGCGCATCGCCGGATCGCTCCACATGACGATCCAGACCGCCGTGCTCATCGAAACCCTCACGGCCCTCGGCGCCGAGGTGCGCTGGGCGTCGTGCAACATCTACTCGACGCAGGACCACGCCGCCGCCGCCATCGCCGCCACCGGCGTGCCCGTGTTCGCCACCAAGGGCGAGAGCCTCGACGAGTACTGGGAGTACACGCACCAGATCATGGAGTGGGCCGATGGGTCCACCCCGAACATGATCCTCGACGACGGCGGCGACGCCACCCTGCTCGTCATGCTCGGCGCGGATGCCGAGAAGGATGCGAGCGTCCTGAACAACCCCTCCAGCGAGGAGGAGGTCGCGCTGTTCAACTCCATCAAGAAGCGCCTGGCGAGCACCCCCGGCTACTACAGCCACATCAAGGAAGCCATTCGAGGCGTCAGCGAGGAGACCACCACGGGCGTGAAACGCTTGTACCGGCTCCAGAAAGAGGGCAAGCTGCCCTTCCCGTGCTTCAACGTCAACGACAGCGTCACCAAGTCGAAGTTCGACAACCTCTACGGGTGCCGCGAGTCGCTCGTGGACGGCATCAAGCGCGCCACCGACGTGATGGTCGCGGGCAAGATCGCGGTCGTCTGCGGCTACGGCGACGTCGGCAAGGGTTGCGCGCAGGCGCTCAAGGCGCTCTCCGCCCAGGTGTGGGTCACCGAAGTGGACCCCATCTGCGCGCTGCAAGCCGCCATGGAGGGCTACAAGGTCGTCACCATGGAACAAGCCGCGCCGCTCGCCGACATCTTCGTCACCGCCACGGGCAACTACCACGTGATTACGCACGACCATATGGCCGCCATGAAGAACGAGGCGATCGTGTGCAACATCGGCCACTTCGACAACGAGATCGACGTCGCGTCGCTCGAGAAGTACGAGTGGGACGAGATCAAGCCCCAAGTCGACCACATCACGTTCCCCGACGGCAAGAAGATCACGCTGCTCGCCAAGGGCCGCCTCGTGAACCTCGGGTGCGCCACCGGCCACCCGTCGTACGTGATGTCCAGCTCGTTCGCGAACCAGGTGCTCGCACAGATCGAACTGTGGACCAAGAGGGGCGAGTACGCGCCCGGCGTGTACGTGCTGCCGAAGCTGCTGGACGAGAAAGTGGCCAGGTTGCAGCTCGTGAAGTTGAACGTAACGCTCACGGAACTCACCGAGTATCAGGCGAACTACATCGGCGTGGACGTCGAAGGGCCGTACAAAGCCGAGATGTATCGGTATTGA